In Paractinoplanes brasiliensis, the following proteins share a genomic window:
- a CDS encoding peptidoglycan-binding protein has translation MNRRRTTGVVAGVLTIGAVAAAVTVINLPAAESGDSTTGSGPAETAEITKQTLIDRESHDGTLGHGDTSTVAARGSGTLTALPASGAVITRGKPLYRLDNRPVTLLYGTLPAYRTLRPGVEGADVLQFEKNLRALGYKGFTVDDEYTSATAEAVEQWQDDLGRRATGRVESDQIAYAKGQVRVDSLSAEVGAVVQPGAELLKTTGTTMVATVRLDVDDQRLARKGATVEVEMPDGAGVPGKITAVETVVEPGQGNEEDTTKIEVTIGFARTPEGLDEAAVAVGFVASQRADVLTVPVAALLALAEGGYGLEIVESGATRIVPVGTGLFADGRVEVSGEGIRAGLKVGMPS, from the coding sequence GTGAACCGCCGCCGGACCACCGGAGTGGTAGCCGGTGTGCTCACCATCGGCGCCGTCGCCGCGGCGGTCACCGTGATCAACCTACCCGCGGCGGAGAGCGGCGACAGCACGACCGGCAGCGGACCTGCGGAAACGGCCGAGATCACGAAACAGACGCTCATCGACCGCGAGTCCCACGACGGCACGCTCGGTCACGGCGACACCAGCACGGTCGCCGCGCGTGGCTCGGGCACGCTCACCGCGCTGCCCGCGAGCGGCGCCGTGATCACCCGCGGCAAGCCGCTGTACCGCCTCGACAACAGACCCGTGACCCTGCTGTACGGGACCTTGCCCGCCTACCGCACCCTGCGGCCCGGCGTGGAAGGGGCCGACGTGCTGCAGTTCGAGAAGAACCTGCGCGCGCTCGGTTACAAGGGGTTCACTGTGGACGACGAGTACACGTCCGCGACCGCCGAGGCCGTCGAGCAATGGCAGGACGACCTTGGCCGGCGGGCGACCGGACGGGTGGAGAGCGACCAGATCGCGTACGCGAAAGGGCAGGTCCGCGTCGACTCGCTCAGCGCGGAAGTGGGCGCCGTCGTCCAGCCCGGCGCCGAACTGCTCAAGACGACCGGCACGACGATGGTGGCGACGGTCCGCCTCGACGTCGACGACCAGCGCCTGGCCCGCAAGGGCGCGACGGTCGAGGTCGAGATGCCCGACGGCGCCGGCGTCCCCGGGAAGATCACGGCGGTGGAGACCGTCGTCGAACCGGGCCAGGGCAACGAGGAGGACACCACCAAGATCGAAGTGACGATCGGTTTCGCCCGTACGCCCGAGGGGTTGGACGAGGCCGCGGTGGCGGTCGGCTTCGTCGCCTCGCAGCGGGCCGACGTGCTCACCGTGCCGGTCGCGGCTCTGCTCGCGCTGGCCGAGGGCGGCTACGGGCTGGAGATCGTCGAGTCCGGCGCCACCCGCATCGTGCCGGTCGGAACCGGGCTGTTCGCCGACGGCCGGGTCGAGGTGTCGGGCGAAGGCATCCGGGCCGGCCTGAAGGTGGGGATGCCGTCGTGA
- a CDS encoding response regulator transcription factor encodes MRILVVEDEPLLAEAVAQGLRHDAHAVDVVHDGGAALERVDVNDYDVVVLDRDLPGVHGDDVCRALVERDGDTRVLMLTAAAGIDDRVTGLSLGADDYLPKPFALRELSARVIALGRRSRPAAPPVLRRAGISLDPHRREVFRDGRYVPLSRKEFAVLAELLRADGTAVPAETLLEKAWDENADPFTHAVRMTILKLRRKLGEPPVVLTEPGVGYRIP; translated from the coding sequence ATGCGGATCCTGGTGGTCGAGGACGAGCCGCTGCTGGCCGAGGCCGTGGCGCAGGGGTTGCGGCACGACGCGCACGCGGTCGACGTGGTCCACGACGGCGGCGCCGCGCTGGAAAGGGTCGATGTCAACGACTACGACGTGGTGGTGCTCGACCGCGACCTGCCCGGCGTGCACGGCGACGACGTGTGCCGGGCGCTGGTCGAGCGCGACGGCGACACCCGAGTGCTGATGCTGACCGCCGCGGCGGGAATCGACGACCGGGTGACCGGGCTGTCGCTGGGGGCCGACGACTATCTGCCGAAACCGTTCGCCCTGCGTGAGCTGAGCGCCCGGGTCATCGCGCTCGGCCGGCGGTCGCGTCCGGCCGCCCCGCCGGTGCTGCGCCGCGCGGGGATCAGCCTCGACCCGCACCGCCGTGAGGTGTTCCGCGACGGGCGTTACGTTCCGCTGTCGCGCAAGGAGTTCGCGGTGCTGGCCGAGCTGCTGCGCGCGGACGGCACTGCGGTGCCGGCCGAGACCCTGCTCGAGAAGGCGTGGGACGAGAACGCCGACCCGTTCACCCACGCCGTACGGATGACGATCTTGAAGTTGCGGCGGAAGCTGGGTGAGCCGCCCGTCGTGCTCACCGAACCGGGAGTGGGGTATCGCATCCCATGA